A section of the Syntrophorhabdaceae bacterium genome encodes:
- a CDS encoding hydrogenase iron-sulfur subunit produces MSTAKFKPRVLGFACNWUAYGAADLAGVSRLQYTTEMRIIRVMCSGRVDMGFVLRAFQNGIDGVFLGACHLGECNYITHGNYQAQNMVLLFRRIMEHVGLNPERLRINFMSGAEANVFTESVNAFVKTIKGLGPIGKGEGLDAKELKTRLAEVKKLVPYFKMVNREKLVSRLEGHDHAEAEKLFTKEEIEKQFAEVFSYYIDPEKCQACMTCARRCPVDAIISVKGQIHIVDQEKCIKCGTCFEVCPPKFRAITKLTGVPVPAPPPEDKRAVVRKGKEEAAG; encoded by the coding sequence ATGAGTACGGCAAAATTCAAACCGAGAGTCCTTGGCTTCGCATGCAACTGGTGAGCGTACGGCGCCGCTGACCTGGCTGGAGTTTCCAGACTGCAATATACAACTGAAATGAGGATCATCCGCGTCATGTGTTCCGGAAGGGTGGACATGGGGTTTGTACTCAGGGCCTTCCAGAACGGAATAGATGGTGTTTTCCTGGGTGCCTGTCATCTGGGCGAATGCAATTACATAACACACGGGAATTATCAGGCTCAGAACATGGTTTTGCTCTTTAGGAGGATCATGGAGCATGTCGGCCTCAATCCCGAGAGGCTTCGGATCAATTTCATGTCCGGTGCCGAGGCGAACGTCTTTACCGAATCCGTTAATGCCTTCGTCAAGACCATAAAGGGCCTTGGCCCCATAGGCAAGGGAGAAGGGTTAGATGCGAAAGAGCTCAAGACACGCCTGGCAGAGGTCAAAAAGCTTGTCCCCTACTTTAAGATGGTGAACCGCGAGAAGCTTGTTTCCCGTCTCGAGGGCCACGACCACGCTGAGGCCGAGAAGCTCTTTACGAAGGAAGAGATAGAGAAGCAGTTCGCCGAAGTTTTTTCCTACTATATCGACCCCGAGAAGTGCCAGGCATGTATGACCTGTGCCAGGCGTTGCCCCGTAGATGCGATCATAAGTGTGAAGGGCCAGATCCACATCGTCGATCAGGAAAAGTGCATTAAATGCGGGACGTGCTTCGAGGTCTGTCCTCCCAAGTTCCGTGCAATAACGAAGCTGACCGGAGTACCCGTGCCTGCGCCGCCGCCCGAAGACAAAAGGGCCGTCGTCAGAAAGGGCAAGGAAGAAGCGGCAGGCTAA
- the pcnB gene encoding polynucleotide adenylyltransferase PcnB — MEPKIVPRKQHRISRKQMSPNALRTLYRLHNRGFMAYLVGGCVRDLLLGRTPKDFDIGTDATPGQIKRLFRNCRLVGRRFRLAHLRFQNEIVEVSTFRRSADPSDAPDIQEADQGRRHVRHMKDENGMVLADNIFGTPEEDALRRDFTINALGYNIADASVVDYSTGLTDLKERLIRSIGDPRVRFTEDPVRMVRAVRFAASHGFDIEAAAWECIRELSSTISRVSPSRLYEEIQKLFLLGFARPTFALLEKSGLFASLFPGLDSWAHESDHRLELLEANLGRIDELVQNGGGASPALLLGALFGPRMEEAALARHRDGIPRRQALDETCAGFLEEISRSAHIPGRVGIRLCAILAFKTSLCKIPPRRPSMIAGRPEFAESLTYLQLGTETEGEHHAAVEWWKAFLLENPAAASTEASAEETPRKKRRRRRGKSRRNREETA, encoded by the coding sequence ATGGAACCAAAAATTGTACCCCGGAAACAGCACCGCATCTCGCGAAAGCAGATGAGCCCGAATGCCCTTCGCACGCTCTACAGACTGCATAACCGCGGTTTCATGGCATATCTGGTGGGTGGGTGCGTCCGCGACCTTCTTCTCGGGCGAACTCCCAAGGACTTCGATATCGGAACGGATGCGACACCCGGTCAGATCAAGAGGCTCTTTCGCAACTGCCGTCTCGTGGGCCGCCGGTTCAGGTTGGCGCACCTGCGTTTTCAGAATGAGATCGTGGAGGTATCCACCTTCCGCCGTTCCGCCGACCCCTCCGATGCACCGGATATCCAGGAGGCGGACCAGGGCAGGCGGCATGTCCGTCACATGAAGGATGAGAACGGAATGGTCCTCGCGGACAATATCTTCGGGACACCCGAAGAGGACGCGCTTCGCCGTGACTTTACCATCAACGCCCTGGGTTACAATATAGCGGATGCTTCCGTTGTGGATTACAGCACGGGACTTACCGACCTGAAGGAACGGCTCATTCGGTCCATTGGCGACCCTCGGGTCCGATTTACGGAAGACCCGGTGCGAATGGTTCGGGCTGTAAGGTTTGCCGCGTCCCATGGTTTTGACATAGAGGCCGCCGCCTGGGAGTGCATTCGTGAGCTTTCATCAACCATATCCCGTGTTTCTCCGTCAAGGCTCTACGAGGAGATACAAAAGCTTTTCCTCCTCGGGTTTGCCCGCCCGACCTTTGCGCTCCTTGAGAAAAGCGGACTTTTTGCCTCCCTCTTTCCCGGTCTTGACAGTTGGGCCCACGAGAGTGACCACCGCCTTGAACTCCTCGAGGCGAACCTGGGCCGAATCGACGAGTTGGTGCAGAACGGGGGAGGCGCATCTCCCGCGCTCCTTCTGGGGGCGCTCTTTGGTCCTCGCATGGAGGAGGCCGCTTTAGCGCGTCATCGGGACGGCATCCCCAGGCGCCAGGCGCTTGACGAAACCTGTGCCGGTTTCCTGGAAGAGATCTCCCGGAGTGCACACATCCCTGGCCGGGTCGGCATCAGATTATGTGCCATTCTTGCCTTCAAGACGTCACTCTGCAAAATACCGCCGCGACGGCCGTCCATGATTGCCGGCAGGCCCGAGTTCGCCGAGTCTCTCACGTATCTCCAGCTTGGGACAGAAACGGAAGGGGAACACCATGCGGCCGTGGAGTGGTGGAAGGCCTTTCTCCTTGAGAATCCTGCGGCAGCATCCACGGAGGCATCCGCGGAGGAAACCCCCCGGAAAAAGCGCAGACGAAGGCGGGGGAAGTCGCGCCGAAACAGGGAAGAGACAGCCTGA
- the budA gene encoding acetolactate decarboxylase → MPDERVTELEFLLSYDILTQLTGAMERTGCSAADLIEKALRQFLCAREEGNAVYLSAPINALVEGLYVENTTISHVKQHGDFGLGTFNYLDGEMLLLDGKVYQIRSDGNVYDVADDERSPFACVTFFSPDTFDDIDGASSLPDLNTLLDSLIPSKNMLYAIRIDGAFSYVRCRAVPRSENYKPLVEATKDQPVFEFHDVRGSLAGFYTPGFMESLNAPGFHLHFITEDRRRGGHVMECTAKGSRIGIQHVPRLEVGLPVTLDYLTVDLTRDIGKDLEKAEK, encoded by the coding sequence ATGCCCGATGAGAGGGTCACAGAGCTCGAGTTTTTGTTGTCCTATGATATCCTGACGCAGCTTACGGGCGCGATGGAGCGTACCGGATGTTCTGCGGCGGATCTTATTGAGAAGGCCCTCAGGCAGTTCCTCTGTGCCCGGGAGGAAGGGAACGCGGTCTATCTATCGGCACCAATAAATGCGCTCGTGGAAGGGCTTTACGTCGAAAATACGACGATCTCCCACGTGAAGCAGCACGGGGATTTCGGCCTCGGAACCTTCAACTACCTCGACGGAGAGATGCTGCTTCTCGACGGCAAGGTGTACCAGATACGGTCAGACGGGAACGTCTACGATGTCGCCGACGATGAGAGATCACCTTTCGCCTGTGTGACCTTTTTCAGCCCCGACACCTTTGACGATATTGACGGAGCTTCCAGTTTGCCCGACCTCAACACCCTTCTCGACAGCCTTATTCCCTCGAAGAACATGCTCTATGCCATACGTATCGATGGAGCATTCAGCTATGTGCGATGCAGGGCGGTCCCGAGGTCCGAAAACTACAAACCCCTCGTGGAGGCCACAAAGGACCAGCCCGTTTTTGAGTTCCATGATGTACGGGGGTCCCTTGCCGGTTTTTATACCCCGGGATTCATGGAATCCCTTAATGCTCCCGGGTTTCACCTCCACTTCATTACCGAAGACCGCCGTCGGGGTGGGCACGTGATGGAATGCACCGCGAAAGGATCGCGCATAGGCATCCAGCATGTACCCCGGCTGGAGGTGGGCCTGCCCGTGACCCTCGACTACCTCACCGTGGACCTCACGCGGGACATAGGCAAGGACCTGGAAAAAGCCGAGAAATGA
- a CDS encoding cation transporter: protein MFRTTFGITKMDCPSEEQMIRTKLAGTSSIHALVFDIPSRKLEIHHTGRYEDLLLSLESLHLGTSVISSEEAPPPVDTGEDRLQTRILWQVLIINVLFFVVEMIAGVIAGSMGLAADSLDMLADGIVYALALFAVGGVTARKRKVAGIAGYFQGVLGILGFIEVIHRFLGRGETPDFLTMIVVSLFSLAANAACVFLLQRSKREVHMQASLIFTSMDVIANLGVIVAGVLVYFTRSNIPDLVVGSIVFILVLQGAYRILKLAK, encoded by the coding sequence ATGTTCAGGACCACCTTCGGCATAACGAAAATGGACTGCCCTTCGGAAGAGCAGATGATTCGGACGAAGCTGGCAGGGACGTCCTCGATACACGCTCTCGTTTTTGACATACCGAGCCGGAAACTGGAGATACACCATACAGGCCGTTACGAGGACCTCCTTCTTTCCCTTGAAAGCCTTCATCTGGGAACGTCTGTCATCTCTTCCGAAGAGGCACCCCCGCCGGTTGACACAGGGGAGGACCGTCTCCAGACCCGTATCCTCTGGCAAGTCCTCATTATCAACGTCCTCTTTTTTGTCGTCGAGATGATCGCCGGCGTTATTGCGGGTTCGATGGGGCTCGCCGCCGACAGCCTGGACATGCTGGCGGACGGCATAGTCTATGCCCTTGCCCTATTCGCTGTTGGAGGAGTCACTGCACGCAAGAGGAAGGTCGCCGGGATCGCCGGGTATTTTCAGGGAGTTCTGGGAATACTGGGGTTCATCGAGGTTATCCATCGCTTTCTGGGACGGGGCGAAACCCCTGATTTTCTTACGATGATAGTTGTCTCCCTCTTCTCCCTCGCGGCGAATGCCGCCTGTGTGTTCCTCCTTCAGAGATCAAAGAGGGAAGTCCACATGCAGGCGAGCCTTATATTCACATCAATGGACGTCATAGCCAATCTCGGCGTTATCGTGGCCGGCGTCCTGGTCTATTTCACGAGATCGAATATTCCCGACCTCGTTGTGGGGTCCATCGTCTTCATTCTCGTGTTGCAGGGAGCATACAGGATACTGAAGCTGGCAAAGTAG
- a CDS encoding efflux transporter outer membrane subunit — MYRKLLFLSLIALLAAGCAIGPDYKRPVIDVPHAYRYGDEKGKPDAADSEWWKQFNDPVLDQFIAEALLNNKNVKIAAANVARAAGSLMTTRSAFFPQITYNGTAERTQVSKNSLTVPTQNPYNNYQALGGASWEIDLWGRIRRLTESARASLYATMEARRGIVLSLTAEVASSYIQLRALDEQLVIARDTLRTYQESVRIFELQNKYGQVSGMTVQQARSQYETAASQIPQIEVQIAQTENALCILLGRNPGPVQRGLGLSELKMPPVPAGLPSELLERRPDVLQAEQNLIAANAQIGAAKALFFPRISLTGNAGWTSQDLSSLFIGPSAAWNYVGTVTGPIFTGGGILGQFRQAEAQQQAALYAYQQAIQNAFADTENALISRRKVHEQLVAEQKKVAAYKEYARLAGLQYNGGYTPYLTVLNAQQQLFPAQLSAIQTNASAFISIVNLYKAMGGGWVAKAEELTKGPGSPEEK, encoded by the coding sequence ATGTACAGGAAACTGTTATTCCTTTCCTTGATCGCGTTGCTTGCAGCTGGATGCGCCATCGGCCCTGATTACAAGCGTCCCGTGATCGATGTCCCTCATGCCTACCGGTACGGGGACGAGAAGGGGAAACCCGATGCCGCTGACAGCGAATGGTGGAAACAGTTCAACGACCCCGTTCTTGATCAATTCATTGCCGAAGCGCTCCTGAACAACAAGAACGTAAAGATCGCCGCCGCCAACGTTGCGCGCGCCGCAGGTTCTCTTATGACAACCCGCTCCGCCTTCTTCCCGCAGATAACGTACAATGGAACGGCGGAACGGACGCAGGTATCCAAAAACAGCCTGACAGTGCCCACCCAGAATCCCTACAACAACTATCAGGCGCTCGGCGGAGCGAGTTGGGAGATCGACCTCTGGGGACGTATCAGGCGCCTTACGGAATCAGCCCGGGCCAGCCTGTATGCAACCATGGAGGCACGGCGGGGCATCGTCCTGTCTCTCACGGCCGAGGTGGCATCCTCGTATATCCAGCTGCGCGCCCTCGACGAGCAGCTTGTGATTGCCCGCGATACGCTGAGAACGTACCAGGAGTCGGTGAGGATCTTTGAATTGCAAAACAAGTACGGCCAGGTGTCGGGCATGACCGTTCAGCAGGCACGTTCGCAGTACGAGACCGCCGCATCGCAGATCCCGCAGATCGAGGTCCAGATCGCCCAAACGGAGAACGCCCTGTGCATACTCCTTGGCCGCAACCCGGGACCCGTCCAGCGGGGCCTGGGACTTTCCGAGCTCAAGATGCCTCCCGTTCCCGCGGGCCTGCCTTCAGAGCTTCTCGAGCGTCGTCCCGATGTCCTGCAGGCGGAGCAGAACCTCATAGCGGCAAACGCCCAGATCGGCGCTGCAAAGGCCCTGTTTTTTCCCAGGATATCCCTTACCGGTAACGCCGGATGGACGAGCCAGGACCTTTCAAGCCTCTTCATCGGCCCCAGCGCAGCCTGGAATTACGTTGGTACCGTCACGGGCCCCATCTTCACGGGAGGCGGCATATTGGGACAGTTCAGACAGGCCGAGGCGCAGCAGCAGGCAGCCCTCTACGCCTACCAGCAGGCCATACAGAACGCCTTTGCCGACACGGAGAACGCCCTTATTTCCCGCCGGAAAGTTCACGAGCAACTCGTCGCCGAACAGAAAAAGGTTGCCGCCTACAAGGAATATGCCCGGCTGGCAGGCCTCCAGTACAACGGCGGCTACACACCGTATCTCACGGTGCTCAATGCACAGCAACAACTCTTCCCTGCCCAACTGAGCGCCATACAGACAAACGCCTCCGCCTTCATATCCATTGTCAACCTCTACAAGGCGATGGGCGGCGGCTGGGTGGCAAAAGCGGAAGAGCTTACGAAGGGCCCGGGCTCTCCGGAGGAGAAGTAA